The Erythrobacter sp. SDW2 region CGGGGCCGAGGGTGCACTGGCCCAGCGGCTCAACGCTCTGGTGAGCAAGAGTGCCTGCGCCAAGGTCGCCCGGCATCTCGGCGTCAGCGAGCATGTCGTACTCGGCAAGCAGGCGCGCGAGGACGGCGCGGCCAAGAGCACCAATATCATGGGCGATGTGATGGAGTCGCTGCTCGGCGCGAACTATCTCGAGGCCGGATATGGTCCGACTGCCGCGCTGGTGCACAAGTTCTGGGCCGAGGATCTCGACGGCAAGACCGGCCGGTCCAAACATCCGAAATCGGCGCTGCAGGAATGGGCCGCCGGCAACCAGCGCCGCCCGCCGGAATACACGCTGGTCGACCGGTCCGGGCCCGACCACCAGGCGATCTTCACGGTCCGCGTCGAAGTCCGCAAGGTGGGTGCGGCCGAAGCCACCGCCAGCAGCAAGCAGGAAGCGGAAACGGCCGCCGCCAAACTTTTCATGGAGCAGTACGGTTGACCGACACCCCCACCACCCACTGCGGCGTCATTGCCGTGCTCGGTGCCCCCAACGCCGGCAAGTCGACGCTGGTGAACCAACTCGTCGGCCAGAAGGTCGCGATCACCAGCGCCAAGGCGCAAACCACCCGCGCGAGGATGCTGGGCATTGCGCTGCACGAGGCGACGCAGATGATCCTGGTCGACACCCCCGGCATCTTCGCGCCCAAGCGTCGGCTCGACCGCGCCATGGTCAACGCTGCATGGGAAGGCGCGGAAGCCGCCGATGCCGTGCTGCTGATGGTCGATCCGGTCAAGCAGCGGCGGCACGAGCTGGAGCCGCTGCTGGAAAACCTCAGCCAGCGGCCCGAGCGCAAGATCCTGGTCCTCAACAAGGTCGATGTGGCGAAAAAGGAGCCGCTGCTGGCGCTGGCACAGGACCTCGCCGCCAAGGTTGAGTTCACAGAGATCTACTTCGTCTCGGCCCTGACCGGGGACGGCGTGCCCGAACTGAAGCAGGCACTCGCCGCGATGATGCCCGAGGGGCCGTGGCACTATCCCGAAGACCAGGTGAGCGATGCCAGCGAACGGCTGCTGGCGACCGAGATCACCCGCGAGCAGCTCTATCAGCAGCTGCACGAGGAACTGCCTTACGACAGCGCGGTGCGGCCCGAGCTCTACCAGCACCGCCCCGATGGCAGCCTGGAGATCCACCAGCAGATCATCGTCACCCGCGACAACCAGCGCGCCATCGTGCTGGGCAAGGGCGGCAGCCGGATCAAGGCCATCGGTGAGGCGGCGCGCAAGGAACTGGCCGAAGTGCTGGGCGTGAAGGTCCACCTGTTCCTGCATGTCAAGGTCGAGGAAAACTGGGCCGAGAGCCGCGAGATCTTCGAAGAGATCGGGCTCGACTGGGTGCGATAAGGCACGGTGGCACTCTTCCCGCCTGACCTCTGGGCCCATGCCGCCTCTGGACTGGCGGTCGGCTTGCTGGTCGGGATCGAGCGCGGGTGGAAACTGCGCGGCGAGGCGGAGGGATCGCGGGTCGCGGGCATCCGCACTTTCACCCTATTGGGGCTCGTCGCAGGTCTTGCGGGCGTGCTGGCGGCGGCCGGATATCCGCTCGCATCAGGGATGATGATTGCCGCCGCCGCAGTCGTCGTGGCTATCGGTTACGGCAGGGCAATGTTGGACAAGGGTTCGCCCGACGCGACCTCGGCCGTTTCGGCTCTGGCCGTGCTGGCGCTGGGCTTCCTCGGAGGCATTGGCCAACCCGCGCTGGCGGTGGCAGGCAGTGCGGTGATGACGCTGATCCTGGCGCTGCGCACCGAGGTGCATGGCTTCATCGATCGGCTCGACGAGGCCGACATCAAGGCCTTTGCCCGCTATGCCGTAATTGCGCTGGCGGTCTATCCCTTCCTCCCCGCTGGTCGCTACGGTCCCTATGACGCGTGGGAGCCGCGGACGCTGTGGCTGGTGGTGGTGCTGGTGACCGGCTTCTCCTTCGCCGGATACGTCGCCAACCGCATCTTCGGAGCCAAGCGAGGGACCATTGCCACAGCGATCATCGGCGGGGCCTACAGCTCGACCGCCGTGACCCAATCGCTCTCGCAAAGGCTGGGCGCCGGACAAGGCACCGGCGCAGAGAATGCGGGCATCGCGCTGGCGACGGCTGTGATGTACCTGCGGGTCACGCTGCTGGTCGGGGTGCTGGCCACACCGCTGCTCAAGCCTTTCGTGATCCTGATCCTGCCCGCGCTGCTGACCGGCTGGGGCGTGAGTTGGTGGCTTTACCGCCGCGCCGCGCATAGCACCGGCCCCGCCCCGCCCGGCAACCCGATCGCGCTGATCCCAGCTTTCGGTTTCGCCGCCTTCGTCGCCGTGGCCGCTGTCGCCGCGCGCTGGGCGCAAGGTGAGTTCGGCGAGCAGGGCATCGCGGTCTTGCTCCTGCTGATGGGCAGCATGGATGTCGATGCCGCCATCGTCACGGCTGGTGGGTTGGAACCCGGCACCATCGCCAACGAACTCACCGCACTGGCGATCACCGGGACGATCCTCGCCAATATGGCCGTCAAGCTCGGGGTGACAATCGCTTACGGGAGAGCAGCCGCGAAGCCCGCTGGGTGGGCGCTGGGGGCGAGTATGCTGGCGCTGAATGCAAGTCTCTTAGCAGGCTACATTCACCTCTAAAAATTTGCTGAACAAGAAGCAAACATCTACGAAGAAAATGAGATCTCTATCAGAGTTTCGAGAGAAATCTCATCGGACAATTTTCGGGATTAAGCTGGATAAAAATGGGCTCAGTGAAGCAAGGCTCGGTACAAACAAGAGAACCAATCTACGGTCAAGGCGGGCTCTCGGCACGATCTCGCGGGAGGATTCACAAGGAGCGCTACCAACGTGACTTCGACATTTCTGCGGAACAAGTCACTGGAATGTCTAAGTGGCTAACAGCGAGCCTTTTTGCCGCAAATTCTGGCGGTGTTCTGACTGTACTGAACACGGCAGATAAGCTAACTAATCCAGACACGGCTGCGGCTCTTTTCGCAGGAGGGCTGTTGTTTGCGCTACTAAGCGGAACAGCGATTCAGGAGTTCTATAACCAAATCTCTGATCCGCTTGACGACCTCATCCAATACTGGTCAGAGGTCGAGGAGGGACAGCCAGAAGACAGTGATAGGTTTGATGAGATTGTAAGGCGACTTTCCACAATCAAGAAATGGACGTGGACAGCGCCAATTCTCGGATGGCTATCCGGTGCTCTATTCGTAGCTGCTTCATTTTCGGTGGCTTACGGTCTTGCCGGGAATAGTGAGAAGACTACCCCGCCACCATCCGCTCAACCTTCGCCTTCAGCGCGGCCTCGGTGAACGGCTTGACGATGTAGTCGTCGGCTCCGGCGCTGATGCCTTCGTGGATGTCGGTCGCTTCACCCTTGGAGGTGCAGAACATCACCTTGGCGCGCTCTCCACCCGGGATGGCGCGCAGGCGGGCGACGAATTCGACGCCGCTCATGACCGGCATCTGCCAGTCGGTGATCACAAGATCGGGCATGCCGCCCTTGCAACGGGCCAGCGCTTCCTCGCCATTCTCGGCTTCAGCCACGCGGTAGCCCAGCTCCTCGGCGATCTTGCGCGAGAGCTTGCGGACGACGCGGCTGTCATCGACGATCAGGCAGCGTTTGCTGCCCGTGACTGCCGCATTGCCTTCGCGCATGGCCTTGGCGGCAGCAACGATGGCGTCGGTATCGCTCAGGTCCTGCGGCGCAGGCGCGCTGTCAGGTAGGGGATCGTCCTTGTAGGGCACGTCTTCATACACCAGCTCGCTGCGGGTGGTCGGCTCCGGCGGATAAACTGGTTCCTCACGCGGGACAGCCTGCTGCTTCGCAGGCGCCTGGGCGTCATGCGGCAAGGGTTCCTGGCCCACAGAAGGGCCGGTGCGGCGCTTGATCAGATTTTGAATGGTCGTGCCTCCCGCTCGAGCGCGCTGCGCATGGCGAAGTCGTCGTCGAACTCGCGATCATAGCCGTCGTCGAAACCGTCGTCGTTGACGCCGCCGAGTTCCTCGCCCGCGGTCAGGCGGACGTGGATATAGGGCATCCAGACATCGCCGAAATCGGCCTTCTGGTACCACACGTCCAGCACGTCATAGCTCGCCCACATGCCGTTCTTTTCGCGCAGCCGCAGGCCTTCGCCGATGCGCGGCACGGCGGCAAAGCGCAAGCGATGTTGCGACTGGTGCGTTTCGTTCTGGACTTCGATTTCGATCACAACCGTTCCCCGATTGGGGACAGCCCTAACAGTCAATGCTTGATGATTTACCAACAAACGTGTGTGGGCATTCGACGGAGCCTAGAACTGCCCGCAATTGCCGGTTGCCCGGCGACCGGCAAAGCGGTCCGCTATCCACGCCAGCGACTGCACAGTGCTGTTCAAAGCCGTGCGCGGGTGATCCCCGCCAGGAAGCGAATCATACTGGACGCTACGCCCCCGGCGGCACAGGCCGCGCGCAAATTCGAGCGTGACCTGCGGCGCAACCAGCGAATCCTCGACGCTCTGGGCGATGTAGACCGGCCCCGGGACGTCGCCCGGCTTGATGCTGTTGCGCCGGATCAGCGACGACCAGCCGTCGATGCGCGCAATATCCTTGCCTGCCAGCGCGTTGCGTATGGACAGGATGCCGAGCAGCGTACCCAGTTTGGGATCGGATTCGAGGCTGATGCACTTCTGCGCCAGCGCATTGGCGACGCCGCGGTTGAGCGGCCCGAACAGCTTGTCGAGCGGGGCATCGAACCGCTTCGACCAGCTATAGGCCACGAAGGCCGTGAGGAAAGCGCGGGCATTGGCATCGCTCGCCTGCGACAGGTTTTTGCCCAGATCGGTCGGCGGGGCGGCGGCCAGCGTGCCGACGAGATTCAGTTCGCGGGCATAGCTTTTCGCCTCGCGCGCGGTCCAAAGCGCGGCATGGCCGCCTTGGGATTCGCCCCAGACCACGAATTCGGTCCCGGCATAGGCACCGGCGATGGCCCTTGCCGCGCGTATCGCATCGAGAACCGAGCGCGCGGTCTCGCGGCCGACCAGATAGGCATGCTGGACGGGGCTGCCGAGCCCGGGATAGTCCGGCGCTACGACGACATAGCCGGCCGAGATCATCTCGCTCAGACCGGGTGTGAAATCGAAGAAGCCAGGTTTGTCCGAGAGGTCGCACTCTTCCACTACGCCCGAGGTGCCGTGGGTCCATGCGACGATCTTGCGCGGCTGGCGCGGAGCAGCCTCGCGCGGGGCCACCACCATGCCGGTGGCTTCGATCCGCTGTCCCTCTTCGCTCGTGGTCCAGTAACGGATGCGCCAGGCCTGTGCGCCGCCGGGGGTTTCGACCACCGGATCGGCAGAGATCAGTTCACCTGCTGACTGCGCGGTAGCGGAAGGGGCGAACAGGAATGCAAGCAGAACGGAAAATGCGTAAAGCAGGCGCGTGACCATCGTTGCTCTCCAGCGACGGAAGCGATCAATCAGGCCTGTATCACTTTCCTGCGGGTGCTGCAGCCTTCTTCTTTGCCGGAGAATTCTTTTTCGCTGCTGCCTTCTTCGGAGCAGCTTTCTTGCGGCCTTTCTTCTTCGGAGGGCCCTTGGCGGCGCGGGCGTCGATCAGTTCGATCGCCTGCGCCTCTGTCACGTCCTCGGGCTTCACGTCCTTGGGCAAGGTCGCATTGGTGGTGCCGTCGGTGACATAGGGGCCATAACGGCCGGGCATGACCTTGATCTCGCCGCCGCTGGTGGGGTGGGTGCCGAGCGCCTTGATCGGCTCGGCCTTGGCGCGGCCCCCGCCGGCGCCGCGATTGGCCGCCTGGGCAAGGATATCGACCGCGCGGTTCATCCCGACTTCGAAGACTTCACGGGTGTTCGTCAGCTTGCCGTATTTCCCGTCGTGGCGGAGATACGGCCCGTAACGCCCGATATTGGCTTCGATTTCCTTGCCTGTTTCCGGATGCTCGCCGATGATGCGCGGCAGGTCGAGCAGCCTGGCGGCCCATTCGACATCGAAATCGTCGAGATCCTTGGGGATCGAGGCGCGCTTCTTTTCGCCGTCCGCTTCCATTTCGACATAGGGACCGAAGCGCCCGGTCTTGCGGTGGATATCCGCCCCGGTGACGGGGTGCTGGCCCATCACACCGTCCTCTTCGCCCGCTCCGCCATCGGCGCCCGGCTGAGCGAAGCGGCGGGTGAATTTGCATTCGGGATAATTGGCACAGGCGACGAAGGCCCCAAACTTGCCGCCACGCAGCGCCAGACGGCCACCGCTGCGGCCTTCGGCAAGGCACTGCGGGCAGGCGCGCGGATCGCTGCCGTCCTCGCGCGGGGGGA contains the following coding sequences:
- the rnc gene encoding ribonuclease III, which gives rise to MTILAPETRDWLIGHGFAVSDDELWLEALTHGSTGAMRDYQRLEFLGDRVLGLAISDHLYRNVGGAEGALAQRLNALVSKSACAKVARHLGVSEHVVLGKQAREDGAAKSTNIMGDVMESLLGANYLEAGYGPTAALVHKFWAEDLDGKTGRSKHPKSALQEWAAGNQRRPPEYTLVDRSGPDHQAIFTVRVEVRKVGAAEATASSKQEAETAAAKLFMEQYG
- the era gene encoding GTPase Era, translating into MTDTPTTHCGVIAVLGAPNAGKSTLVNQLVGQKVAITSAKAQTTRARMLGIALHEATQMILVDTPGIFAPKRRLDRAMVNAAWEGAEAADAVLLMVDPVKQRRHELEPLLENLSQRPERKILVLNKVDVAKKEPLLALAQDLAAKVEFTEIYFVSALTGDGVPELKQALAAMMPEGPWHYPEDQVSDASERLLATEITREQLYQQLHEELPYDSAVRPELYQHRPDGSLEIHQQIIVTRDNQRAIVLGKGGSRIKAIGEAARKELAEVLGVKVHLFLHVKVEENWAESREIFEEIGLDWVR
- a CDS encoding MgtC/SapB family protein — translated: MALFPPDLWAHAASGLAVGLLVGIERGWKLRGEAEGSRVAGIRTFTLLGLVAGLAGVLAAAGYPLASGMMIAAAAVVVAIGYGRAMLDKGSPDATSAVSALAVLALGFLGGIGQPALAVAGSAVMTLILALRTEVHGFIDRLDEADIKAFARYAVIALAVYPFLPAGRYGPYDAWEPRTLWLVVVLVTGFSFAGYVANRIFGAKRGTIATAIIGGAYSSTAVTQSLSQRLGAGQGTGAENAGIALATAVMYLRVTLLVGVLATPLLKPFVILILPALLTGWGVSWWLYRRAAHSTGPAPPGNPIALIPAFGFAAFVAVAAVAARWAQGEFGEQGIAVLLLLMGSMDVDAAIVTAGGLEPGTIANELTALAITGTILANMAVKLGVTIAYGRAAAKPAGWALGASMLALNASLLAGYIHL
- a CDS encoding response regulator; the encoded protein is MGQEPLPHDAQAPAKQQAVPREEPVYPPEPTTRSELVYEDVPYKDDPLPDSAPAPQDLSDTDAIVAAAKAMREGNAAVTGSKRCLIVDDSRVVRKLSRKIAEELGYRVAEAENGEEALARCKGGMPDLVITDWQMPVMSGVEFVARLRAIPGGERAKVMFCTSKGEATDIHEGISAGADDYIVKPFTEAALKAKVERMVAG
- a CDS encoding alpha/beta fold hydrolase, with protein sequence MVTRLLYAFSVLLAFLFAPSATAQSAGELISADPVVETPGGAQAWRIRYWTTSEEGQRIEATGMVVAPREAAPRQPRKIVAWTHGTSGVVEECDLSDKPGFFDFTPGLSEMISAGYVVVAPDYPGLGSPVQHAYLVGRETARSVLDAIRAARAIAGAYAGTEFVVWGESQGGHAALWTAREAKSYARELNLVGTLAAAPPTDLGKNLSQASDANARAFLTAFVAYSWSKRFDAPLDKLFGPLNRGVANALAQKCISLESDPKLGTLLGILSIRNALAGKDIARIDGWSSLIRRNSIKPGDVPGPVYIAQSVEDSLVAPQVTLEFARGLCRRGRSVQYDSLPGGDHPRTALNSTVQSLAWIADRFAGRRATGNCGQF